The genomic stretch GTCCGCCATCGTGTCGACATCGAGCCAGATTTCCGGGACGGCCACCACCACATCGGCCTTCCCGAAGCCGAGGCGGGAGACGAACTCCACCCGGGCATCGGCGTCCGCCACGTTCTCGCGCACCACATCCTCGCCGGTCACGCCGAAATCGACCGCGCCATTGCCGACCTCGCGCGAAATCTCCGAGGCCGACAGGAAGGCGATCTCGATATCCGGCCGGCCGCGTACCTGCCCGCGATAGGAGCGGTCATTGCCGTTGGTCTCGACAGGAAAGCCCGCCCTTTCGAGCGCCTGTTCCGCGCCTTCCTTGATCCGGCCCTTGGAGGGCAGCGCAATGGTGACGGTCATGGTGTTCCTCCGGCTTTTTCTCGGGCGCGTTCGATCCGGTCGAGCCACAGCGAAAAGCCGACGGCGGGAATATGGTCGCTGGCGCCAAGCAGCGTCAGCAGCCGGTCATAACGTCCGCCGCCCGCCAGAAGCGCGCCGCGCGCACCGGCTTCCGCGATTTCGAATACGAGGCCCGTATAGTAATCAAGCGGACGGCCGAATGCGGCGCGATAGGTGATCGCGGCCACCTCGACGCCCGCTGCCGCAAGCGCCGCGATGCGGGCCTCGAACGCGCCGATCGCCGCGCCGATATCGAGATCAAACTTTTCCGAAAAGGCCGCAAGCGCCGACGATGCCGCGTCAAGACCGACCTCGAGCGAGAGAAAACTCGTCAGCGCCTCCAGCGCATCGGCATCGAGACTGGTGACGGAGAGCGCCAGTTTTTCCTTCAGTCGCCGCGCAATCTCCTCGGGGCTGCGGCTGGCATTAGTGGAATAGCCGGTAACCTGCATGGTTTCGTCAATATGGGCCACCAGCCCCGCCTCGTCGCCATCGGCGAGGAAGGCGGCGACGCGGCGGTCGAGGCCGGAGACCGGCTGCGGGCGTGCCAGCGTTTCCAGAAGCGCCTCGAGCCGCGCATGGTTACCGAAGGCCTGGATCAGCCGCTTCTGCCAGCCGCCTGGAAGACCGAGCGCCCGCACCACCGCCTCGAAGATCGCCTGGTCGCCGAGCGTGACGGCAAGGCGCTGGCCCGGCAGGCAGGCGCCGAGCGCGCCCCAGGCATCGGCAATGGCGCGCGCATCGGCGGCGGCGACATCGGCCGTCCCCAGATCCTCGATGCCCGCCTGGAAGAACTCGTCCGCCCCGTCCTCGCGCGCCTGGCGGAACACCATGCCGCAATAGGCATAGCGCTTCGGCGTGCCGGCGTTCTCCGCGATGTGACGGCGGCAGACGGGGATGGTGAATTCCGGGCGCAGGCAGAGGCTCTCGCCCGTCTCGCTCTCGGTCATGAAAATGCGGCGGCGCAGCGCCTCGCCGGTCATGTCCAGAAAGGGCGCGGCGGGCTGGATCACCGGCGTGTCGGTCAGATCCGTTTCGCGCGCGGCAAAGGCGGCAAGAATGGCGCCGGCGCAATCCGGCAGGCTGGTGGAGGGCATGGGTCGTCTCTACTGTTTGCCGCACCCGATGACCATCCTTTGCGGCAAAAGTCAACGATTGCGGCCTGGATCAGTCCAAAACCTGCATCAGTTCGATCCGGTTGCCGAAGGGATCATAAACATAGGTGCGCAGGAATCCCTCAAGCGGCGCATCCGCTTTGACCTCGTAACCGGCCTTTTCCGCAGCCGCCGCAACCGCCGCGACATCATCGACCAGAAACGCCGGATGCGCCTTTTTCGCGGGCCGGAAATCCTTCTCGACGCCGATGTGAATGCGCAATTCTCCCCGCTCGAACCAACACCCGCCCCGCGCTCTCAGATTGTCGGGCTTTTCAACCTCCGGGACGCCAAGCACGCCGGCATAAAACGCCCGCGCCTCGTCTTCCCGGCCCTCGGGCATGGCAAGCTGTATGTGATGGATGGATTTGAGAGACATAAGCAAAATGGCCGGAACCGGACAGGACCGCCGGTTACCGGAAGCTCAATGATTATG from Martelella sp. AD-3 encodes the following:
- the hisG gene encoding ATP phosphoribosyltransferase, producing MTVTIALPSKGRIKEGAEQALERAGFPVETNGNDRSYRGQVRGRPDIEIAFLSASEISREVGNGAVDFGVTGEDVVRENVADADARVEFVSRLGFGKADVVVAVPEIWLDVDTMADLNDVASEFRSRHGRRLAIATKFWRLTQQFFTAKHGIQLYRIVESLGATEGAPMAGQADIIVDITSTGSTLAANHLKILTDGVILKSEACFVRAKKTSHEGDPAIDEILAAMRG
- a CDS encoding ATP phosphoribosyltransferase regulatory subunit, with amino-acid sequence MPSTSLPDCAGAILAAFAARETDLTDTPVIQPAAPFLDMTGEALRRRIFMTESETGESLCLRPEFTIPVCRRHIAENAGTPKRYAYCGMVFRQAREDGADEFFQAGIEDLGTADVAAADARAIADAWGALGACLPGQRLAVTLGDQAIFEAVVRALGLPGGWQKRLIQAFGNHARLEALLETLARPQPVSGLDRRVAAFLADGDEAGLVAHIDETMQVTGYSTNASRSPEEIARRLKEKLALSVTSLDADALEALTSFLSLEVGLDAASSALAAFSEKFDLDIGAAIGAFEARIAALAAAGVEVAAITYRAAFGRPLDYYTGLVFEIAEAGARGALLAGGGRYDRLLTLLGASDHIPAVGFSLWLDRIERAREKAGGTP
- a CDS encoding VOC family protein produces the protein MSLKSIHHIQLAMPEGREDEARAFYAGVLGVPEVEKPDNLRARGGCWFERGELRIHIGVEKDFRPAKKAHPAFLVDDVAAVAAAAEKAGYEVKADAPLEGFLRTYVYDPFGNRIELMQVLD